In the Solibacillus sp. FSL K6-1523 genome, one interval contains:
- a CDS encoding BrxA/BrxB family bacilliredoxin, with product MTNAYDEYMRQVTQPMRDELENSGFTQLTTADSVHEFMAETKGTSLVVINSVCGCAAGLARPAAREAVAEIKPDHLVTVFAGQDPEATVAMRGYFDEVPASSPSMAILKDGQLAYFIPREQIEGFPMEQIREHLTDVLKQVCAE from the coding sequence ATGACAAATGCTTATGATGAATATATGAGACAAGTAACACAGCCAATGCGCGATGAACTAGAAAACTCAGGATTTACACAATTAACAACTGCGGATAGTGTGCATGAATTTATGGCGGAGACGAAGGGGACTTCTTTAGTTGTCATCAACTCGGTATGTGGATGTGCAGCGGGCTTAGCTCGCCCGGCAGCGCGTGAGGCAGTTGCGGAAATTAAGCCGGATCATTTAGTGACGGTTTTTGCAGGTCAAGATCCAGAAGCAACAGTTGCGATGCGTGGTTATTTTGATGAAGTGCCAGCAAGCTCACCTTCAATGGCTATTTTGAAAGACGGGCAATTAGCTTATTTCATTCCACGTGAACAAATTGAAGGTTTCCCAATGGAACAAATTCGTGAGCATTTAACAGATGTTTTAAAGCAAGTATGTGCGGAGTAA
- a CDS encoding class I SAM-dependent methyltransferase, giving the protein MCGVTIVTTAGRPDELSLQLVNTASKALNAQVVPRKKRSVSKLMNEYAANVIIAGKNRYEYYAYGADSPFFFHPNSAAFRLKRVARGEEEPLLKACQLQRGDSFLDCTLGIGSDSMVAAFAVGAKGRVIGLEADQNIAFIVQNGMKTYDTTELPLTECMRQIEVVHTKAVDFLQQQPDDSFDVVYLDPMFEEIIEESTNFEALRHAGSHIALDAQWIREAKRVAKKRVVLKAHYKSAFFEQYDFERDIRLTAKFHYGVWEK; this is encoded by the coding sequence ATGTGCGGAGTAACCATTGTTACAACAGCTGGAAGACCGGATGAACTGTCTTTACAACTTGTCAATACAGCAAGCAAAGCTTTAAATGCACAAGTTGTTCCACGGAAAAAGCGTTCGGTTTCTAAGCTGATGAATGAATATGCAGCTAATGTAATAATCGCAGGTAAAAATCGATATGAATATTATGCATATGGTGCTGATTCGCCATTCTTTTTTCATCCGAACTCTGCCGCTTTTCGTTTGAAACGGGTGGCGCGCGGTGAGGAAGAACCTTTATTGAAAGCATGTCAATTACAGCGCGGCGATTCATTTTTAGATTGTACACTTGGCATTGGTTCGGACAGTATGGTTGCGGCTTTTGCTGTCGGGGCAAAGGGACGAGTAATTGGCCTTGAAGCGGATCAAAATATTGCATTCATTGTTCAAAATGGCATGAAAACGTATGATACAACGGAGCTTCCATTAACGGAATGCATGCGTCAAATTGAAGTTGTTCATACGAAAGCTGTGGATTTTTTACAACAGCAGCCAGATGATAGCTTTGATGTTGTTTATTTGGATCCAATGTTTGAGGAAATCATAGAAGAATCAACAAATTTTGAAGCTTTGCGCCATGCGGGGAGCCATATCGCACTCGATGCACAGTGGATTCGCGAGGCTAAACGAGTTGCGAAAAAACGTGTTGTATTAAAAGCCCATTATAAATCAGCCTTTTTTGAGCAATACGATTTTGAACGAGATATTCGGTTAACAGCTAAATTTCATTACGGCGTTTGGGAGAAATAA
- a CDS encoding M20/M25/M40 family metallo-hydrolase: protein MNSRLVNEFLELVQIDSETKHEEIIAPVLVEKLTEMGFDVFQDDSHTRTGHGAGNIIATLHGDQAIDPIYFTVHMDTVVPGKGIKPEIREDGYIYSDGTTILGADDKAGVAALFEMARRLKEQNIAHGTIQFIITAGEESGLVGAKELDPTLINAKYGFAVDSDGKVGGIVVAAPFQAKVMAKIIGKTAHAGVAPEKGISAITLAAKAVAQMKLGRLDEETTANIGRFEGGQATNIVCDEVNILAEARSIDEAKLNVQTAHMKETFERIAQENGGRAEVEVKLMYPGFRVTEQDKVVQIAMAAVEAVDRTPLLGISGGGSDANVIAGFGIPTVNLSVGYEEIHTTNERMPVEELEKLADLLVEVVKQTTK from the coding sequence ATGAATAGTCGTTTAGTTAATGAATTTTTAGAATTAGTACAAATTGATTCTGAAACAAAACATGAGGAAATTATTGCACCTGTATTAGTAGAAAAGCTGACTGAAATGGGCTTTGACGTTTTCCAAGATGATTCACATACGCGCACAGGTCATGGTGCAGGAAATATTATTGCAACATTGCATGGTGATCAGGCAATTGATCCGATTTACTTTACAGTACATATGGATACGGTCGTGCCGGGCAAAGGGATTAAGCCTGAAATTCGTGAAGATGGCTATATTTATTCGGATGGCACGACGATTTTAGGTGCAGATGATAAAGCAGGGGTGGCGGCTTTATTTGAAATGGCACGTCGTTTAAAAGAACAAAATATTGCACATGGGACGATTCAATTCATTATTACTGCTGGTGAAGAAAGTGGCTTAGTTGGTGCAAAAGAATTGGACCCAACACTGATTAATGCAAAATATGGTTTCGCCGTTGATAGTGATGGAAAAGTGGGCGGTATCGTTGTAGCGGCACCATTCCAAGCAAAAGTAATGGCAAAAATAATCGGTAAAACGGCTCACGCTGGTGTTGCACCAGAAAAAGGGATTTCTGCGATTACACTTGCTGCCAAAGCAGTTGCGCAAATGAAATTAGGGCGTTTAGATGAAGAAACGACTGCAAATATTGGGCGTTTTGAAGGTGGACAAGCGACAAATATCGTTTGTGATGAAGTGAATATCCTTGCTGAAGCGCGTTCAATCGACGAAGCCAAATTAAACGTGCAAACGGCTCATATGAAAGAAACATTTGAGCGAATTGCACAGGAAAATGGCGGTCGTGCCGAGGTTGAAGTAAAATTAATGTACCCAGGTTTCCGCGTGACGGAACAAGATAAAGTCGTTCAAATTGCGATGGCTGCGGTTGAAGCAGTAGACCGTACGCCATTACTAGGTATTTCTGGTGGCGGTAGCGATGCCAATGTAATCGCGGGGTTCGGTATTCCAACTGTTAATTTATCAGTAGGCTATGAGGAAATTCATACGACAAATGAAAGAATGCCAGTTGAAGAGTTAGAAAAATTAGCTGATTTATTAGTGGAAGTTGTGAAACAAACAACAAAGTAG